A window of Neisseria canis contains these coding sequences:
- the mraZ gene encoding division/cell wall cluster transcriptional repressor MraZ: MFGGVHELSIDSKGRLAIPAKFRELLLRRYTPSVVVTLDSRSRMLIYPESVWEGVAAQLLALPVAGKPVLQRYQNLLLHNADTLELDGAGRILLPANLRKRVDFDKEVTLVGRANRLELWGREHWEAEMEQALDADPEDLEMELAQTDLQL; this comes from the coding sequence TTGTTTGGCGGCGTTCATGAATTAAGCATAGACAGCAAAGGGCGGTTGGCGATTCCTGCCAAGTTCCGCGAGCTTTTGCTGCGCCGCTATACGCCCTCTGTGGTGGTTACGCTGGATTCGCGCAGCCGTATGCTGATTTATCCCGAAAGCGTTTGGGAAGGAGTGGCGGCCCAACTGTTGGCTCTGCCCGTGGCCGGAAAGCCCGTTTTGCAGCGTTATCAAAACCTGCTTTTGCACAATGCCGATACTTTGGAGCTGGATGGTGCGGGCCGCATCCTGCTGCCTGCCAATTTGAGAAAGCGCGTTGATTTCGATAAAGAAGTGACCCTGGTCGGCCGCGCCAACCGTTTGGAGCTTTGGGGACGTGAGCATTGGGAAGCTGAGATGGAGCAGGCTTTGGATGCCGATCCTGAAGATTTGGAAATGGAGTTGGCGCAAACGGATTTGCAGCTATGA
- a CDS encoding class I SAM-dependent methyltransferase has product MKTTLPQPSAEATAASEQLQTIIREEIQSQNGWIPFSRFMQLALYAPRYGYYTGGAHKIGAAGDFITAPTLTPLFGQTLARQLNALLPQTEGNLYEFGAGTGDLAALLLQSCADTLSHYYIIELSPELAERQKQHIAATAPEHADKVTHLSALPKQFNGIIIGNEVLDAMPCELIQYNNQHYQRLGVSLSDRHFTLTPQALEQPGLQAAAAQYIPPQQGYTSELHPEQYAFVHTLGERLVRGAVILIDYGFDAAQYYHPQRSEGTLIGHYRHHSIHDPFFNIGLTDLTAHVNFTDIAQAGTDAGLDLIGYTTQAAFLLNLGITELLAETFPPQATASPDYIREAANLHKLTAQHEMGELFKVIAFGREIDVDWQGFAFGDICHKL; this is encoded by the coding sequence ATGAAAACAACACTCCCGCAACCCTCGGCTGAAGCGACTGCCGCCAGCGAGCAACTGCAAACCATCATCCGCGAAGAAATCCAATCCCAAAACGGCTGGATTCCGTTTTCCCGCTTCATGCAGCTGGCGCTTTACGCCCCCCGATACGGCTACTACACCGGCGGCGCACACAAAATCGGCGCAGCAGGCGACTTCATCACCGCACCCACCCTCACCCCTCTTTTCGGGCAGACGCTCGCCCGACAGCTCAACGCCCTTTTGCCCCAAACCGAAGGCAACCTCTACGAATTCGGTGCGGGCACAGGCGACTTGGCCGCCTTATTGCTGCAAAGCTGCGCCGACACCTTATCGCACTACTACATCATCGAACTTTCGCCCGAGCTTGCGGAGCGCCAAAAACAGCACATCGCAGCAACCGCGCCCGAACATGCCGATAAAGTTACCCACCTCAGCGCCTTACCCAAACAATTCAACGGCATCATCATCGGCAACGAGGTGCTGGACGCCATGCCGTGCGAACTCATTCAATACAACAACCAACATTACCAGCGCCTCGGCGTCAGCCTTTCAGACAGGCATTTCACCCTCACGCCCCAAGCGCTCGAACAACCCGGGCTGCAAGCCGCTGCCGCACAATACATTCCGCCGCAGCAAGGCTACACCAGCGAGCTGCATCCGGAGCAATACGCATTTGTACACACCTTGGGCGAACGCTTGGTGCGCGGCGCCGTCATCCTGATTGATTACGGTTTCGACGCCGCCCAGTATTACCACCCTCAGCGCAGCGAAGGCACGCTCATCGGCCACTACCGCCACCACAGCATTCACGATCCTTTTTTCAACATCGGCCTCACCGACCTGACCGCCCACGTCAACTTTACCGACATCGCCCAAGCCGGCACCGACGCCGGCCTCGACCTCATCGGCTACACCACGCAGGCCGCGTTTTTACTGAACTTAGGCATCACCGAATTGCTGGCGGAAACTTTCCCGCCGCAGGCAACCGCCTCGCCCGACTACATCCGCGAAGCCGCCAACCTGCACAAACTGACCGCCCAGCACGAAATGGGCGAATTATTTAAAGTTATCGCATTCGGGCGGGAAATCGACGTGGATTGGCAGGGCTTTGCCTTCGGCGATATCTGCCACAAGCTGTAA
- a CDS encoding DUF294 nucleotidyltransferase-like domain-containing protein: MERFDFGYAPYDSLSSQQRRILQEAVDIAFFDEDTCIIEPEQQIEHLYVVIKGLIKEINNNNEVVALYHTHDTFEARALVEGASQNRFVVAEEALVYLIPKKVVTELVESNAQFGAYFYASVAEKLASLSGNKSEEEFASLFTARVRDAYRQNSVWLDGNASILDAAVAMKEGKTKSLLIRHKGRVGLFTESMFRNILIDGIPSSEAVHKWTTFDLISVDIDDFVFNALLRMMEFYIQRVVVTEHGEVIGSLEQIDVLAYVSNHSHLVAQRLERADSIDDLVGIAQQMTESIRALRKNGVRAPQLAQLMQVLNSSLFEKAWRLIASPELYENSCLIVMGSEGRGEQVLKTDQDNALILRENVNPEEAAAAEQFSDTLSRLGYPPCKGKIMVNNPEWRKPVGEFKNMVAGWVRSPSPASMMNLAIFIDAKAVAGDASLLAEVNAHLRKYLGNDVGMLMTFARAVEQFDSHEQGFFSQLLRRDRQEKMDIKKMGLFPVVHGVRALALEARIEDTGTFDRLQKLAQMNVIDEHLAKDVAEALRYLMEMRLKAGLLGMHNGHVTEPNQVDLQSLTTLERDLLKEALQVVKRFKSVVRHHFHLNT, translated from the coding sequence ATGGAGCGTTTCGACTTCGGCTATGCCCCCTACGACAGCCTGAGCAGCCAGCAGCGCCGCATTTTGCAGGAAGCGGTGGACATTGCGTTTTTCGATGAAGACACCTGCATCATCGAACCGGAGCAGCAGATTGAGCATTTGTATGTGGTTATCAAAGGTTTAATCAAAGAAATCAACAACAATAATGAAGTGGTGGCGCTTTACCACACGCACGACACATTTGAAGCCCGCGCATTGGTGGAAGGCGCGAGCCAAAACCGCTTTGTGGTGGCGGAAGAAGCTTTGGTTTATCTGATTCCGAAAAAAGTGGTAACCGAGCTGGTGGAATCGAATGCCCAATTCGGCGCTTATTTTTACGCCTCGGTAGCGGAAAAGCTAGCCAGCTTGTCGGGCAACAAAAGCGAAGAAGAATTCGCCAGCCTGTTCACTGCCCGCGTTCGCGATGCCTACCGCCAAAACAGTGTTTGGCTGGACGGCAATGCCAGCATTTTAGACGCCGCCGTTGCCATGAAAGAAGGCAAAACCAAATCTCTGCTGATCCGCCATAAAGGCCGCGTGGGGCTGTTTACAGAGTCGATGTTCCGCAATATTTTGATTGACGGCATCCCTTCAAGCGAAGCCGTGCATAAGTGGACGACGTTTGATCTAATCAGCGTGGACATCGACGACTTCGTGTTCAACGCCCTGCTGCGCATGATGGAGTTTTATATCCAGCGGGTGGTGGTTACCGAACACGGCGAGGTTATCGGTTCGCTGGAGCAGATAGACGTGCTGGCTTATGTATCCAACCACAGCCATTTGGTGGCGCAGCGTTTGGAGCGCGCCGACAGCATCGACGATTTGGTGGGCATCGCGCAACAAATGACCGAATCCATCCGTGCACTGCGTAAAAACGGCGTGCGCGCACCGCAACTGGCGCAACTGATGCAGGTTTTAAACTCAAGCCTGTTTGAAAAAGCATGGCGGCTGATTGCTTCGCCCGAACTATATGAAAACTCCTGTCTGATAGTGATGGGTTCCGAAGGCCGGGGCGAGCAGGTATTGAAAACCGACCAGGATAACGCGCTGATTCTGCGGGAAAATGTTAATCCGGAAGAAGCCGCCGCCGCCGAACAGTTTTCAGACACGCTTTCGCGACTGGGCTATCCGCCCTGCAAAGGCAAAATCATGGTCAACAACCCCGAATGGCGCAAACCGGTGGGAGAATTTAAAAACATGGTTGCCGGCTGGGTGCGCTCGCCAAGCCCTGCTTCCATGATGAATCTGGCGATTTTTATCGATGCCAAAGCGGTGGCGGGCGACGCTTCACTGCTGGCGGAAGTGAACGCGCACTTGCGCAAATATTTGGGCAACGATGTGGGCATGCTGATGACGTTTGCCCGCGCGGTAGAACAGTTCGACAGCCACGAACAAGGCTTTTTCTCGCAGCTCTTGCGGCGCGACCGCCAGGAAAAAATGGACATCAAAAAAATGGGGCTGTTTCCAGTAGTACACGGCGTGCGGGCACTGGCGCTGGAAGCCCGCATCGAAGACACCGGCACGTTCGACCGCCTGCAAAAACTGGCTCAGATGAACGTTATCGACGAGCATCTGGCCAAAGATGTGGCCGAAGCGCTGCGCTATCTGATGGAAATGCGCCTCAAAGCCGGCCTTTTGGGCATGCACAACGGCCATGTTACCGAGCCGAACCAAGTGGATTTGCAAAGCCTCACCACGCTCGAGCGCGATTTGCTCAAAGAGGCGCTGCAAGTGGTTAAGCGCTTCAAAAGCGTGGTCCGCCACCATTTCCACTTAAACACTTAG
- a CDS encoding 3'-5' exonuclease: MGIFDTFKHNRNRRKLTDQSFDFLFDGHPDELVSFDCETTSLDVKEAEIISIGAVKIRGNKILTSDAFYVLVKPEGIMEASNVTIHGLRPKDLSDGLPVEEALRRFLNFVGGRPVVGYFLEYDVAMINKFLKPMLGIQLPNRQIEVSSIYYRQEVRKKFYDSYVDMRMAPMIKKLGIPDLPRHDAMNDSINVAMMYLALQARGRR; encoded by the coding sequence ATGGGTATTTTCGATACATTCAAACACAACCGCAACCGCCGCAAACTGACCGATCAGAGCTTTGATTTTTTATTCGACGGGCACCCCGACGAGCTGGTGAGCTTCGATTGCGAAACCACCAGCCTGGATGTGAAAGAAGCGGAAATTATTTCTATCGGCGCGGTAAAAATCCGCGGCAATAAGATACTTACCAGCGATGCGTTTTATGTGCTGGTTAAGCCCGAGGGCATCATGGAGGCATCCAACGTTACCATCCACGGCCTGCGCCCCAAAGACTTGAGCGACGGCTTGCCGGTGGAAGAAGCTTTGCGCCGGTTTCTCAATTTTGTCGGCGGCAGGCCGGTAGTGGGCTATTTTCTGGAATATGATGTGGCGATGATCAACAAATTCCTCAAACCCATGCTCGGCATTCAGTTGCCCAACCGGCAAATTGAAGTTTCGAGCATCTATTACCGCCAAGAAGTCAGGAAAAAGTTTTACGACAGCTATGTCGACATGCGCATGGCACCGATGATTAAAAAACTCGGCATCCCCGATCTGCCGCGCCACGATGCGATGAACGATTCGATTAACGTGGCGATGATGTATCTGGCGCTGCAAGCCCGCGGCAGGCGGTAG
- a CDS encoding TIGR02117 family protein: MLRKMLRLLLKGLFTLLFLAGVYFASAWVLGRIPVNSGRAEQGDITIFLISNGVHTDIAMPLTNAEFDWRSVISPADTDNPRLAADYVALGWGDRTFYLDTPGWSDLTATTAFKALTGLSRTAVHATFSPKPQAGSRSIPIRVLPAEYLKLVNSILPQFQYRNGRAIAIAGRGYSSNDVFYEAQGRYSLFVTCNTWANTHLKNSGLKSVVWTPFSGAVMDVYRK; encoded by the coding sequence ATGTTACGAAAAATGCTCCGACTGCTGCTCAAAGGCTTGTTTACCCTTTTGTTTCTTGCCGGTGTTTACTTTGCCTCGGCATGGGTACTCGGACGCATCCCTGTGAACAGCGGGCGAGCGGAACAAGGCGACATCACCATTTTTCTGATTTCCAACGGCGTACACACCGATATTGCCATGCCGCTTACCAATGCGGAATTCGACTGGCGATCGGTTATCTCCCCGGCCGACACAGACAATCCGCGCCTAGCGGCCGATTATGTGGCGCTCGGCTGGGGCGACCGCACTTTTTATCTCGATACACCCGGCTGGTCGGATTTAACCGCTACGACTGCATTCAAAGCGCTCACCGGCCTGAGCCGCACCGCCGTGCACGCCACGTTTTCCCCTAAACCGCAGGCCGGCAGCCGCAGCATCCCGATCCGGGTTCTGCCTGCCGAATACCTGAAACTCGTCAACAGCATCCTGCCTCAATTCCAATACAGAAACGGCCGCGCCATCGCCATTGCAGGCAGGGGATACAGCAGCAATGATGTTTTTTACGAAGCACAGGGCAGATATAGCCTTTTTGTTACCTGCAACACTTGGGCCAATACGCATTTGAAAAACAGCGGCTTGAAAAGCGTGGTTTGGACACCTTTTTCAGGCGCCGTCATGGATGTTTACCGCAAATAA
- a CDS encoding Na+/H+ antiporter family protein, producing the protein MNAVVIAVVIMLALSLARVHVVLSLVVGAFVGGLVAGLPLADVSNAAGEVATKGVMTHFQDGLAGGAKIALSYAMLGAFAMAITHSGLPQQLAGVVVRKLDGGRQPDHISAAAGSVKWLILLAILVMGILSQNVVPIHIAFIPMIIPPLLLVFNRLQVDRRLVACVITFGLVTTYMFLPYGFGAIFLNKILLANIESSGLSVQGINVMHAMAIPAIGMLCGLILAFFHYRKPRVYENKQVDIESNEAAARQPKASGYRSLVAALAILVCFAIQLIYDDALLLGAMVGFAVFMALGVVRRDEANDVFGAGIKMMAMIGFIMIAAQGFAAVMKATGDIQPLVDTSAAMFSGNKAMAALAMLMVGLLITMGIGSSFSTLPIITAIYVPLCLSLGFSPLATIAIIGTAGALGDAGSPASDSTLGPTMGLNADGQHDHMRDSVIPTFLHYNLPLMAAGWAAAMVL; encoded by the coding sequence ATGAATGCAGTAGTGATTGCCGTGGTTATCATGCTGGCTTTATCCCTCGCCCGGGTGCACGTGGTGCTCAGCCTGGTGGTGGGTGCGTTTGTCGGCGGCCTGGTGGCGGGCTTGCCGCTTGCCGATGTGAGCAACGCCGCAGGGGAAGTGGCCACCAAAGGCGTGATGACCCATTTTCAAGACGGCTTGGCGGGCGGCGCCAAAATCGCGCTTTCCTATGCCATGCTCGGGGCGTTTGCCATGGCGATAACCCATTCCGGCCTGCCGCAGCAGCTGGCGGGCGTGGTGGTTCGCAAGCTCGACGGCGGCAGGCAGCCCGACCATATTTCTGCGGCCGCAGGCTCGGTGAAATGGCTTATCCTGTTGGCCATTTTGGTTATGGGCATTCTCAGTCAAAACGTCGTGCCCATCCACATTGCCTTTATTCCGATGATTATTCCGCCGCTTTTATTGGTGTTTAACCGGCTGCAAGTCGACCGCCGCTTGGTTGCCTGCGTGATCACTTTCGGCCTGGTAACCACTTATATGTTCCTGCCTTACGGCTTCGGCGCCATTTTCTTAAACAAAATCCTGCTGGCCAATATCGAATCCTCCGGCCTGAGCGTACAGGGCATCAATGTGATGCACGCCATGGCGATTCCGGCGATCGGAATGCTGTGCGGCCTGATTCTTGCGTTTTTCCACTACCGCAAGCCGCGTGTTTATGAAAACAAGCAGGTCGATATCGAAAGCAACGAGGCCGCCGCGCGCCAGCCTAAAGCTTCGGGCTACCGCAGCCTGGTGGCGGCTTTGGCCATTTTGGTGTGTTTCGCCATCCAGTTAATTTACGACGATGCGCTGCTTTTGGGCGCAATGGTGGGCTTTGCCGTGTTTATGGCGCTGGGCGTGGTGCGCCGTGATGAAGCCAATGATGTGTTCGGCGCAGGTATCAAAATGATGGCAATGATCGGCTTTATCATGATTGCCGCACAAGGTTTCGCTGCGGTGATGAAAGCCACCGGCGACATCCAGCCGCTGGTGGACACCAGCGCAGCCATGTTCTCCGGCAACAAAGCCATGGCCGCTTTGGCTATGTTGATGGTGGGCCTGCTGATTACCATGGGCATAGGCTCTTCTTTCTCCACCCTGCCGATTATCACTGCCATTTATGTGCCTTTGTGCCTGAGCCTCGGCTTTTCGCCTTTGGCCACCATTGCCATTATCGGCACGGCAGGGGCGCTCGGCGACGCAGGTTCGCCCGCTTCCGACTCGACGCTCGGCCCCACCATGGGCTTGAACGCCGACGGCCAGCACGACCACATGCGCGATTCCGTTATCCCGACTTTCCTGCACTACAACCTGCCCCTGATGGCGGCGGGCTGGGCAGCCGCAATGGTGTTGTGA
- a CDS encoding SlyX family protein: protein MDSKTDWESRITELEIRQALQEDLLQSLSDTIARLQQTLDLQQAQLRLLYNRLQDKGQDDDAPYSLSENIPPHY from the coding sequence ATGGATAGCAAAACCGATTGGGAAAGCCGCATTACCGAGCTGGAAATCCGGCAGGCTTTGCAGGAAGATTTGCTGCAAAGCCTGAGCGACACCATTGCGCGCTTGCAGCAAACGCTGGATTTGCAGCAGGCTCAGCTGCGCCTGCTCTACAACCGCCTGCAAGACAAAGGGCAGGATGATGATGCGCCTTACAGCCTGTCTGAAAACATTCCGCCGCATTATTGA
- a CDS encoding class I SAM-dependent methyltransferase, which translates to MNNRIQPRSVSALSETMLIPLWAKATETLRADGILHDAEAVRMMGLIDYDFDNFAKARTSQAGCCGRALLIDNITRNFIAEHPQAVVVQLGAGLDARFERLGRPAVAAWYDLDLPEVIDLRRRLLPESGNHYIGASLFDKGWTETVAAHNRPVLLILEGVLMYFEEREVQAFFEMVARKLPGAEAALDALPKMLAGRAKQHDALKKINTKPPEFKWGIGQASELERWPGGIKLLSQTGLSSVCRKRYPWLLRLLYLSAWGRQNLDMPVLHLRINGFQTGIH; encoded by the coding sequence ATGAACAACCGTATCCAACCCCGCTCCGTAAGCGCCCTTTCCGAAACCATGTTGATTCCGCTATGGGCCAAAGCCACCGAAACCCTACGCGCCGACGGTATTCTGCACGATGCCGAAGCGGTGCGGATGATGGGTTTGATCGACTATGATTTTGACAATTTTGCCAAAGCCCGTACTTCCCAAGCGGGCTGTTGCGGGCGCGCGCTGTTGATCGACAACATCACCCGCAACTTTATTGCGGAACACCCGCAAGCCGTGGTCGTTCAATTGGGTGCGGGCTTGGATGCGCGCTTCGAGCGCTTGGGTAGGCCTGCCGTTGCGGCGTGGTACGATTTGGACTTACCCGAAGTGATAGATTTGCGCCGCCGCCTGCTGCCCGAATCCGGCAACCATTACATCGGCGCCTCGCTGTTTGACAAAGGGTGGACGGAAACCGTGGCGGCGCATAACCGGCCGGTGCTGCTGATTTTGGAAGGCGTGTTGATGTATTTTGAAGAGCGTGAAGTACAGGCGTTTTTCGAGATGGTTGCACGCAAGCTGCCGGGCGCCGAAGCGGCATTGGACGCTTTGCCGAAAATGCTGGCCGGCCGCGCCAAACAGCATGATGCCTTGAAGAAAATCAACACCAAGCCGCCCGAGTTCAAATGGGGCATAGGCCAAGCTTCCGAGCTGGAGCGCTGGCCGGGCGGAATCAAGCTGCTGTCACAGACAGGGCTGAGCAGCGTGTGCAGAAAGCGCTATCCCTGGCTGCTGCGCCTGCTCTATCTCAGCGCTTGGGGGCGGCAAAATCTGGATATGCCGGTTCTCCATCTGCGCATAAACGGGTTTCAGACAGGCATTCATTGA
- a CDS encoding pirin family protein yields the protein MRKVRQIYRADSQHWVGDGFLVQPLFSHMGKDRGTDPFLMLDYAAPHEFAPNHRSGKRGVGQHPHKGFETVTIAYHGEVAHRDSAGGGGVIKEGDVQWMTAGAGIIHEEFHSEAFSEKGGLFEMVQLWVNLPAKHKNTPARYQHLAKENIPVVQLPDNAGYLRLIAGGHEGVRGAAETFTEMNVWDVVVNAGSEAVIRVPETHSLSMVVLRGKALFNGTDRAGAGQLVGFENGSGGVRIRADDEDVKILLLSGVPIQEPVVGYGPFVMNTAEEIRQAVQDFNSGRFGRIN from the coding sequence ATGCGTAAAGTACGCCAAATCTACCGCGCCGACAGCCAACATTGGGTGGGCGACGGTTTTCTGGTTCAGCCTTTGTTTTCCCACATGGGCAAAGACCGCGGCACCGATCCCTTTTTGATGCTGGATTACGCCGCGCCCCATGAATTTGCGCCCAACCACCGCAGCGGCAAACGCGGGGTGGGCCAGCATCCGCACAAAGGTTTTGAAACCGTAACCATCGCCTACCACGGCGAAGTGGCGCACCGCGATTCGGCAGGCGGCGGCGGGGTTATCAAAGAAGGCGACGTGCAATGGATGACTGCCGGCGCCGGGATTATCCATGAAGAATTTCATTCCGAAGCTTTCAGCGAAAAAGGCGGTTTGTTTGAAATGGTGCAGTTGTGGGTGAACCTGCCTGCCAAACATAAAAACACTCCGGCCCGCTACCAACACCTTGCCAAAGAAAATATTCCGGTTGTGCAGTTGCCCGACAATGCCGGCTATCTGCGCCTGATTGCGGGCGGGCATGAAGGTGTGCGGGGCGCGGCGGAAACCTTCACCGAAATGAACGTGTGGGATGTGGTGGTGAACGCCGGTAGCGAAGCGGTAATCCGTGTGCCGGAAACCCACAGCCTGTCTATGGTGGTGTTGCGCGGCAAGGCGCTGTTCAACGGCACAGACCGGGCCGGAGCAGGGCAGTTGGTGGGTTTTGAAAACGGCAGCGGCGGGGTGCGCATCCGAGCCGATGACGAAGATGTGAAAATCCTGCTGCTTTCAGGTGTGCCGATTCAAGAGCCGGTGGTCGGCTACGGCCCGTTTGTGATGAATACGGCGGAAGAAATCCGTCAAGCCGTTCAAGATTTTAACAGCGGGCGTTTCGGACGCATCAATTAA
- a CDS encoding DUF896 domain-containing protein, protein MRIMELDRINELARKAKTEGLNAAELAERAALRQAYIGKVCGQLTNMLSTVTVIDAEGNDVTPAKLRRAQAAGMQVEGQ, encoded by the coding sequence ATGCGCATCATGGAATTAGACCGCATCAACGAGCTTGCCCGCAAAGCCAAAACCGAAGGTTTGAACGCGGCGGAGCTGGCGGAACGCGCGGCTTTGCGCCAAGCGTATATCGGCAAAGTATGCGGACAGTTAACCAATATGCTGTCAACCGTTACGGTTATCGATGCGGAAGGCAATGATGTCACTCCGGCCAAGCTGCGTCGGGCGCAGGCCGCCGGTATGCAGGTTGAAGGGCAATAA
- a CDS encoding winged helix-turn-helix transcriptional regulator, which produces MPADQDPISQYDLSADCCPVRTTLDIIGGKWKVLILYHLDAETHRFNGLQRLLPGITQRMLTLQLRELESDGIVHREVYPQVPPKVEYSLTEFGRTLMPVIQAMHHWGKTYARECEKHKHTPV; this is translated from the coding sequence ATGCCGGCCGACCAAGACCCCATATCCCAATACGACCTTTCCGCCGACTGCTGCCCCGTACGCACCACACTGGATATTATCGGCGGCAAATGGAAAGTGCTGATACTCTACCATTTGGATGCCGAAACCCACCGCTTCAACGGGCTGCAACGCCTGCTTCCCGGCATTACCCAACGCATGCTTACCCTGCAACTGCGCGAGTTGGAATCAGACGGCATCGTCCACAGGGAAGTCTACCCGCAAGTACCGCCCAAAGTGGAATACTCCCTAACCGAATTCGGCCGCACCCTGATGCCCGTGATCCAAGCCATGCACCACTGGGGCAAAACCTACGCCCGGGAATGCGAAAAACACAAACACACACCCGTGTAA
- the truC gene encoding tRNA pseudouridine(65) synthase TruC: protein MLDILYRDETCIAVNKPAGILVHRSPISPQETRFVLQTLRNQIGQHVYPVHRLDRPTSGALLLALNPHTARQLTEQFEHQHIRKTYWAVVRGHLHGSGTINHPLKEEYDAYGAPHIHPEKAAQSAITDWQSLAVAELPFQSAARYPTSRYSWLVLTPHTGRRHQLRRHMKHIFHPIIGDTTHGDGRQNRAVAAFCGTNRLMLHARSLSFTHPHTQQTITLEAEADNNWRNLFTAFGWD, encoded by the coding sequence ATGCTCGACATCCTCTACCGCGACGAAACCTGCATCGCCGTAAACAAACCCGCCGGAATACTGGTACACCGCAGCCCCATTTCCCCCCAAGAAACCCGCTTCGTGCTGCAAACCCTGCGCAACCAAATCGGGCAACACGTTTACCCCGTCCACCGTCTCGACCGCCCCACCTCCGGCGCGCTCCTGCTCGCCCTCAACCCACACACCGCCCGCCAGCTTACTGAGCAGTTCGAGCACCAACACATCCGAAAAACCTATTGGGCCGTAGTACGCGGCCACCTGCACGGCAGCGGCACCATCAACCACCCACTCAAAGAAGAGTACGACGCCTACGGCGCACCGCACATCCACCCCGAAAAAGCCGCCCAAAGCGCCATAACCGATTGGCAAAGCCTCGCCGTGGCCGAACTGCCTTTTCAATCCGCCGCCCGCTACCCCACATCACGCTACTCATGGCTCGTCCTCACGCCGCACACCGGACGCCGCCACCAACTGCGCCGCCACATGAAACACATCTTCCACCCCATTATCGGCGACACCACCCACGGCGACGGCCGCCAAAACCGCGCCGTTGCCGCATTCTGCGGCACCAACCGCCTGATGCTGCACGCCCGCAGCCTCAGTTTTACCCACCCCCACACCCAACAAACCATTACCCTCGAAGCAGAAGCGGACAACAACTGGCGGAACCTGTTCACAGCATTCGGTTGGGATTAA
- the prfB gene encoding peptide chain release factor 2 codes for MEAEIINQLNNTLDDLEQRSADIRVYLDYQGKKDRLEEVIGLSEDPDLWNDPKKAQEIGKERKILEGIVLTLDSIGSGIEDNRMLIDMAVEENDEAGFAAVQEDVAALETQMAELEFKRMFNQPADANNCFIDITAGAGGTEAEDWAGMLLRMYSRYGERKGFKLEILEEDEGEIAGINRATIKLEGEYAYGLLRTETGIHRLVRYSPFDSNNKRHTSFASVFVYPEVDDSIEIEINPADLRIDTYRASGAGGQHINKTDSAVRITHEPTGIVVQCQNDRSQHANKAAAMDMLKSKLFELEMRKRNEEKQSLEESKSDVGWGHQIRSYVFDSSRIKDLRTGHEVGNIKAVMDGDLDGFIEASLKQGV; via the coding sequence ATGGAAGCCGAAATCATCAACCAGCTCAACAACACCTTAGACGATCTCGAACAGCGCAGCGCCGATATCCGCGTTTACCTGGATTACCAAGGCAAAAAAGACCGCCTGGAGGAAGTGATCGGCCTTTCCGAAGACCCCGATTTATGGAACGACCCGAAAAAAGCGCAGGAAATCGGTAAAGAACGCAAAATCCTCGAAGGCATCGTGCTCACGCTGGATTCCATCGGCAGCGGCATCGAAGACAACCGCATGCTGATTGACATGGCGGTGGAAGAAAACGACGAAGCCGGTTTTGCCGCCGTACAGGAAGACGTGGCCGCGCTGGAAACCCAAATGGCCGAGCTTGAATTCAAGCGCATGTTTAACCAGCCGGCAGATGCCAACAACTGCTTTATCGACATCACCGCCGGCGCAGGCGGCACCGAAGCGGAAGACTGGGCGGGCATGCTTTTGCGCATGTACAGCCGCTACGGCGAGCGCAAAGGCTTCAAGCTGGAAATTTTGGAAGAGGACGAAGGCGAAATTGCCGGCATCAACCGCGCCACCATCAAACTCGAAGGCGAATATGCCTACGGTCTGCTGCGCACCGAAACCGGCATCCACCGCCTCGTACGCTATTCGCCTTTTGATTCCAACAACAAGCGCCACACCTCGTTTGCCTCCGTATTCGTGTATCCCGAAGTGGACGACAGCATCGAAATCGAAATCAACCCGGCCGATTTGCGCATCGACACCTACCGCGCATCCGGCGCGGGCGGCCAGCACATCAACAAAACCGATTCCGCCGTGCGCATCACCCACGAGCCGACCGGCATCGTGGTGCAATGCCAAAACGACCGTTCGCAACACGCCAACAAAGCCGCCGCAATGGATATGCTGAAATCCAAATTGTTCGAGCTGGAAATGCGCAAACGCAACGAAGAAAAGCAATCGCTGGAAGAGAGCAAGTCCGACGTGGGCTGGGGCCACCAAATCCGCTCTTATGTATTTGATTCCTCGCGCATCAAAGACTTGCGCACCGGTCACGAAGTGGGCAACATCAAAGCCGTGATGGACGGCGATTTGGACGGCTTTATCGAGGCCAGTCTGAAACAAGGCGTGTAA